A section of the Amycolatopsis sp. AA4 genome encodes:
- a CDS encoding glycosyltransferase encodes MRLMFSSGAGYSHLAPMLPLAHAAQESGDEVAFVTGPEAVRYLENTGLRAVSVGRPNDPAAAASTWQRAREEMAGMTPDERLSHLVAEYLVGLGAAARLDDMVEFVREWRPDLVIANLAERAAVLAAGLLGVPYAMHAIGPPKSAATMERAWEVANGLVRQRGLDELPSRDAVPYLDFWPEGLLPADVAWEYPTRWPLQPAGVMPTPGPRPAVLDGLPYARTVYVTLGTTHNARPGVLEAMVAALRDEPVNVVVTIGKDGDVGRFGEQPDHVRIEQFVPQTQVLPAVDAVVCHGGSATVLGALAHGVPLVVLPLATDHFEVAAQIQAAEAGIAVDSSDGILDAVQTVLADPAYRASAKSLAAQLAEHPTPAAVAAWLRDLEVSIR; translated from the coding sequence ATGCGGCTGATGTTCTCCTCCGGAGCCGGGTACAGCCATCTCGCGCCGATGCTTCCGCTCGCGCACGCAGCACAGGAAAGCGGGGACGAGGTCGCGTTCGTGACCGGTCCGGAAGCCGTGCGGTACCTGGAAAACACCGGCCTGCGCGCGGTGTCGGTGGGGCGGCCGAACGATCCCGCCGCGGCGGCGTCGACGTGGCAGCGGGCTCGCGAGGAGATGGCCGGGATGACCCCGGACGAGCGGCTCTCCCACCTGGTCGCCGAGTACCTGGTCGGGCTCGGCGCGGCCGCGCGGCTCGACGACATGGTCGAGTTCGTCCGCGAGTGGCGGCCGGATCTCGTCATCGCCAACCTCGCCGAACGCGCGGCCGTGCTGGCCGCGGGCTTGCTCGGCGTGCCGTACGCGATGCACGCGATCGGCCCGCCGAAGTCCGCCGCGACGATGGAGCGGGCCTGGGAGGTCGCGAACGGCCTGGTCCGCCAGCGAGGACTCGACGAGTTGCCGTCCCGCGACGCCGTGCCGTACCTGGACTTCTGGCCGGAGGGATTGCTCCCGGCTGACGTCGCGTGGGAGTACCCGACGCGCTGGCCGCTCCAGCCCGCTGGCGTAATGCCCACGCCCGGCCCGCGCCCGGCGGTTCTGGACGGACTGCCGTATGCCCGGACCGTCTACGTCACCCTCGGCACCACCCACAACGCGCGCCCCGGTGTGCTGGAAGCAATGGTGGCCGCGCTGCGCGACGAGCCGGTGAACGTCGTGGTGACGATCGGCAAGGACGGCGACGTCGGCCGGTTCGGCGAGCAACCGGACCACGTGCGGATCGAGCAGTTCGTGCCGCAGACGCAGGTGCTGCCCGCCGTCGACGCGGTGGTCTGTCACGGCGGTTCGGCGACCGTTCTCGGCGCGCTCGCGCACGGGGTCCCGCTCGTGGTTTTGCCGCTGGCGACTGATCATTTCGAAGTAGCCGCGCAGATTCAGGCCGCGGAAGCCGGGATCGCGGTCGACTCGAGCGACGGAATCCTCGACGCGGTCCAGACGGTGCTCGCCGACCCGGCCTACCGGGCGTCCGCGAAGTCGCTGGCCGCGCAGCTGGCCGAGCACCCCACCCCGGCGGCAGTGGCGGCCTGGTTGCGTGACCTGGAGGTCTCGATCCGATAA
- a CDS encoding MFS transporter, protein MSQSARSEGRTTLADYRAALTAPGSRGPVIASILARLPIAMIGISALLYVQRETGSFAAAGLVSATSLAGVSVGAVVQGRLIDQFGPSRPLLVVAAVFALSMASLAVAIEAHLPTFVLIPLAAATGLAEPMVGSASRALWTKILPEGPARNAALSYEAISMEVFFILGPGIAGLLITAPWAGTGMVVGSITMVTGAVLFALNPTVRAWGPAPKAKTPLLGALASPGMRTLAVAALGFGVVIGFVEVAVPAAATESGHPSLSGLLLSAWSLSSVAFGVAYSLHPWPRRLGLRLPVLLGGFGALVALLALPSSLWALALLMLLAGAMITPQSTTHSAAIEVVAPRGTAAEAFGWVLTAVTLGLAAGQSASGYLVEHSGTASAFLAAGAAGVALAVVVWLMRGTVRAASPVVADLVGAAN, encoded by the coding sequence GTGTCCCAGTCTGCCCGCTCCGAAGGCCGCACCACGCTCGCCGACTACCGCGCCGCGCTGACCGCCCCTGGTTCGCGCGGCCCGGTGATCGCGTCGATCCTCGCCCGGCTCCCGATCGCGATGATCGGCATTTCCGCGCTCCTGTACGTGCAGCGCGAAACCGGCTCGTTCGCCGCGGCCGGACTGGTCTCGGCGACTTCGCTGGCCGGGGTCTCGGTGGGCGCGGTCGTGCAGGGCAGGCTGATCGACCAGTTCGGACCGAGCCGTCCGCTGCTGGTCGTCGCCGCCGTGTTCGCGCTGTCGATGGCTTCGCTCGCGGTCGCGATCGAGGCTCATCTGCCGACGTTCGTGCTGATCCCGCTGGCCGCCGCGACCGGGCTTGCGGAGCCGATGGTGGGCTCCGCGTCGCGGGCGCTGTGGACGAAAATCCTGCCGGAAGGACCGGCGCGCAACGCCGCGCTGTCCTACGAGGCGATCAGCATGGAGGTGTTCTTCATCCTCGGCCCCGGCATCGCGGGCCTGCTGATCACCGCACCGTGGGCGGGCACCGGCATGGTCGTCGGTTCGATCACGATGGTCACCGGCGCGGTGCTGTTCGCGCTGAACCCGACCGTGCGCGCGTGGGGTCCGGCCCCGAAGGCGAAGACGCCGCTGCTCGGCGCGCTGGCCAGCCCCGGAATGCGGACGCTCGCCGTGGCCGCGCTCGGTTTCGGCGTGGTGATCGGTTTCGTGGAGGTCGCCGTGCCCGCCGCCGCGACCGAATCCGGCCACCCTTCGCTCAGCGGACTGCTGCTGTCCGCGTGGTCGTTGAGTTCGGTGGCGTTCGGGGTGGCCTACAGCCTGCACCCCTGGCCGCGCCGGCTCGGCCTGCGCCTGCCGGTTCTGCTCGGCGGTTTCGGTGCTTTGGTCGCCCTGCTGGCGCTTCCGTCGAGCCTATGGGCCTTGGCGCTGCTGATGCTGCTGGCCGGCGCGATGATCACCCCGCAGTCGACGACCCATTCCGCGGCCATCGAGGTCGTCGCGCCGCGCGGCACCGCGGCCGAGGCCTTCGGGTGGGTCCTCACGGCGGTGACGCTGGGACTCGCGGCAGGCCAGTCGGCGAGCGGCTACCTGGTCGAGCATTCCGGGACAGCTTCGGCGTTCCTGGCTGCCGGGGCGGCTGGTGTCGCGCTGGCCGTGGTGGTGTGGCTGATGCGGGGGACCGTGCGGGCTGCTTCGCCGGTGGTTGCTGATCTTGTTGGGGCGGCGAACTAG
- the dnaN gene encoding DNA polymerase III subunit beta: MDLTSFVRPLAAAVTAAARLLSKQARLRLRANADGLVVSGNDRDLAVQLSCPATTHLDGEVVVPAAPFAETVRMLDVDQVRLVVEGTRLAIRTDSARFALPLLDRDLLHDPSPPPLLSKVDGLALEAALRTVAGTAAKDDPLPVFTGVRVQSIGGELCLTACDRYRMAVARLPLREVRDPIDVLVPATLLTEAARHGSGAMGLHADDRHFALSWPGGTVTTAVLDAGFLSADSIPSNAIDTEVEVSADELAAAIRRVGVYSEDRRVLTLEVGDAHLRLASARQDTGEAEEHLKANVCGGRTSPSFHARYLLDALAPFSGERVRLAIQPGLRACVLTPADEDGREVALMYYLMPMLRR, encoded by the coding sequence ATGGATCTCACTTCCTTCGTCCGACCGCTAGCAGCCGCCGTGACCGCCGCCGCCCGCCTCCTCTCAAAGCAAGCCCGCCTGCGCCTGCGGGCCAACGCTGACGGCCTCGTCGTGTCCGGCAACGATCGCGACCTGGCCGTCCAGCTGTCCTGCCCCGCGACCACGCACCTCGACGGCGAAGTCGTAGTCCCAGCAGCGCCTTTCGCCGAAACGGTCCGCATGCTGGACGTCGACCAGGTCCGCTTGGTCGTGGAAGGAACCCGCCTCGCGATCCGGACAGACAGCGCCCGGTTCGCCCTGCCCCTGCTGGACCGCGACCTGCTCCACGATCCGTCCCCGCCACCCTTACTGTCCAAAGTAGACGGTTTGGCCTTGGAAGCGGCCTTGCGCACCGTCGCGGGCACCGCCGCGAAGGACGACCCGCTCCCGGTCTTCACCGGCGTACGAGTGCAGTCCATCGGCGGCGAACTCTGCCTGACTGCTTGCGACCGCTACCGCATGGCCGTAGCCCGTCTGCCGCTGCGAGAAGTCCGGGACCCCATCGACGTCCTGGTCCCAGCGACCCTCCTGACCGAAGCCGCCCGCCACGGCTCCGGCGCCATGGGACTGCACGCCGATGACCGCCACTTCGCCCTGAGCTGGCCCGGCGGCACGGTCACCACCGCGGTCCTGGACGCGGGCTTCCTGTCCGCGGACTCCATCCCGTCCAATGCGATCGACACGGAGGTCGAGGTAAGCGCCGACGAGCTGGCCGCCGCCATCCGCCGAGTCGGCGTCTACTCCGAAGACCGCCGAGTCCTGACCCTGGAAGTCGGCGACGCCCACCTCCGCCTGGCCAGCGCCCGGCAAGACACCGGAGAAGCAGAAGAACACCTGAAAGCAAACGTTTGCGGCGGCCGGACGTCCCCGTCCTTCCACGCCCGCTATCTGCTGGACGCTCTCGCCCCGTTCTCCGGAGAACGAGTCCGCCTGGCAATCCAGCCAGGGTTGCGGGCGTGCGTCCTGACCCCGGCCGACGAGGACGGACGGGAGGTGGCCTTGATGTACTACTTGATGCCAATGCTGCGCCGGTGA